The proteins below come from a single Xiphophorus couchianus chromosome 20, X_couchianus-1.0, whole genome shotgun sequence genomic window:
- the rpn2 gene encoding dolichyl-diphosphooligosaccharide--protein glycosyltransferase subunit 2 isoform X1 — protein sequence MIRTMKHALRPSGGLANFGCVSAELFGVLLLSLALAGAQALTPSHHLSLSDVGRLQNLLNQPYDDLESAYYSVVGLTKLGAAVPDPAEVCQFLKSQLDPGSVDSLFFAAETSKAISGCEIPVSNETRDILLAAVSEDSSMSQIHRAVGALSSLGLPLASQEVVGALTARINKEDNVMAIISALQAASRLSLQAELGGILEEIEDLTARLDDLGGVYLQFEEGLEATGLFVAAAYSLSDHVDMELPLKEDQVIQLVNSIFSKKSWDSLSEAFSVASAAAALSNNRFHVPVVVSAQGPATVSRNQPTLQLLVTDVMSQPLASASVLVESAYALASKSTVLNQAPFTHNNGVFELNFMSSKPASGYYQFTIGVTGDSRLVANHIELKVKVSTEVAVTNMDLSVVDKDQSIGTKTTRVQYPSKAKSSFTADSHQNFAMSFQLVDVNNEQELTPHQTFVRLHNQKTGQEVVFVAEPDSKNLYKFELDTAERKSEFDSMSGTYSLYLMVGDATLENPILWNVADVILKFAEEEAPVAVQPKTLYVPKPEIQHLFREPEKKPPTVVSNTFTALVLSPLLLLLILWFKLGANISNFSFSPSTILFHLGHAAMLGLMYVYWTNLNMFQTLKYLAIIGGITFLAGNRMLAQKAVKRIAAEQSSRLAKYRSLR from the exons ATGATTCGGACCA TGAAACACGCGCTCAGGCCGAGTGGTGGGCTTGCTAACTTCGGCTGTGTGTCCGCGGAGCTATTCGGGGTTCTCCTCCTCAGCCTGGCTCTTGCTGGAGCTCAGGCTCTCACACCGTCTCACCACCTGTCCCTGTCTGATGTGGGCCGGCTCCAGAATCTTCTGAACCAACCATACGACGACCTGGAGTCCGCATACTACTCTGTGGTTGGGCTCACCAAGCTCGGAGCAGCTGTTCCAGATCCTGCA GAAGTTTGCCAGTTCCTGAAATCCCAGCTGGATCCCGGTAGTGTTGATTCTTTGTTCTTTGCTGCTGAAACCAGTAAGGCCATTTCAGGATGTGAG ATCCCTGTTTCCAATGAAACCAGGGACATCCTTCTGGCGGCAGTCAGTGAGGACTCGTCCATGTCTCAGATCCACCGGGCAGTGGGCGCTCTCAGCTCCTTGGGGCTCCCACTCGCTTCACAGGAAGTGGTCGGCGCCCTCACGGCTCGTATCAACAAGGAGGACAACGTCATGGC CATCATCTCGGCCCTGCAAGCCGCATCCCGCCTGTCCCTACAGGCAGAACTGGGAGGAATCCTGGAGGAGATTGAG GATCTGACGGCTCGCCTGGACGACCTGGGAGGCGTGTACCTGCAGTTTGAGGAGGGGCTGGAGGCCACCGGCCTTTTTGTGGCAGCGGCGTACAGCCTGTCGGACCACGTGGATATGGAGCTGCCTCTCAAGGAG GACCAGGTCATCCAGCTGGTCAACTCCATCTTCAGTAAGAAGTCGTGGGACTCTCTGTCTGAGGCGTTCAGCGTGGCGAGCGCTGCTGCCGCCCTGTCCAACAACCGCTTCCACGTCCCTGTGGTGGTCAGCGCTCAGGGCCCGGCCACCGTGTCCCGCAACCAGCCGACCCTGCAG CTCCTGGTCACTGACGTCATGTCCCAGCCTCTGGCCTCAGCCAGCGTTCTGGTGGAGTCTGCATATGCTTTGGCCTCCAAGAGCACCGTTCTCAACCAGGCACCGTTCACTCATAACAA tgGCGTCTTTGAACTGAATTTCATGTCCAGCAAGCCGGCCAGTGGATATTACCAGTTCACTATTGGTGTGACTGGGGACAGCCGACTGGTGGCCAATCACATTGAG CTGAAGGTCAAAGTTTCCACTGAGGTGGCTGTTACTAACATGGACCTCTCTGTGGTGGACAAGGACCAGAGCATCGGCACAAAGACCACCAG AGTGCAGTATCCCTCCAAAGCCAAGAGCTCCTTTACAGCAGACAGCCACCAGAACTTTGCCATGTCCTTCCAGCTGGTTGACGTCAACAATGAGCAGGAGCTCACCCCTCACCAG ACGTTTGTCCGGCTGCACAATCAGAAAACTGGCCAGGAGGTCGTATTCGTTGCCGAACCAGACAGCAAGAACCTCTACAAGTTTGAGTTGGACACGGCTGAACGGAAGTCAGAGTTCGATTCTATGTCTGGTACCTACTCTCTCTACCTCATGGTTGGAGATGCCACCCTGGAGAATCCCATCTTGTGGAACGTG GCTGACGTCATCCTGAAGtttgcagaagaagaagctcCAGTTGCTGTTCAGCCAAAGACTCTTTATGTACCAAAACCAGAGATTCAg CATTTGTTCAGGGAGCCAGAAAAGAAGCCTCCAACGGTGGTTTCCAACACCTTCACCGCTCTCGTACTGTCTCCGCTCCTGCTTCTGCTCATTCTG TGGTTTAAACTCGGAGCCAACATCTCCAACTTCAGCTTCTCTCCAAGCACCATCTTGTTCCACCTGGGACACGCAG CCATGCTGGGCCTGATGTACGTCTACTGGACCAACCTGAACATGTTCCAGACTCTGAAGTACCTGGCAATCATCGGCGGCATAACCTTCCTAGCGGGGAACCGCATGCTGGCCCAGAAAGCAGTGAAGAG GATTGCTGCAGAGCAGAGTAGTAGGTTGGCAAAGTATAGGAGCCTTCGGTAA
- the mybl2b gene encoding v-myb avian myeloblastosis viral oncogene homolog-like 2b isoform X2 has product MSWWPRGEDGDDAMHQDTDSDVAEQRDGGKGKVKWTQDEDDKLKALVHKLGSSDWKHIANFIPNHTEQQCQHRWFKVLDPELVKGPWTKEEDEKVIELVNLYGNKQWAMVAKHLKGRLGKQCRERWHNHLNPNVKKSSWTAEEDLIIYKAHCLLGNRWAEIAKLLPGRTDNAVKNHWNSTIKRKLEMGFYAREVFRPNELEELLARLNKDSQGGSSCQDASSKEMEQKDQLPKAPAASEAEPSKAVSSPRDDSDIKMEVDPGEEASGTNWVVDSSGFLSPTGPALKEVLDMVDGDLDGWCNLAAFDLPEDSPSPERHQFRLEGSALQELSKGSRGELIPISPGGISPPSILTRRSRRRVTLSPDGAHSMTPKSTPVKILPFSPSQFLNLWTKQDSHDLENPSLTSTPVCSQKVIVTTPLQRDKTPLTQKENSVFVTPNHKSELSTTPRTPTPFKNAMEKYGPLQPLPQTPNLEDDINEVILREAGINMVVVQATPPDPRRKTMHRPPMKKVRKSLALDVMDCRVVPISKRKSSKAEAKRSIKEEPVTVCLNSSFCSKRHENILDQGFLLGPSDTAIFPSAASPAPMSKEWKKVVCGQTKDQLIMTEKARRYLHSLKSHPPSRALILS; this is encoded by the exons ATGTCCTGGTGGCCGCGCGG TGAGGATGGAGACGACGCCATGCATCAGGACACTGATTCTGATGTGGCCGAGCAGAGGGACGGAGGGAAGGGGAAGGTGAAGTGGACACAAGATGAG GATGACAAGCTGAAAGCGCTGGTCCACAAACTGGGATCCAGTGACTGGAAACACATAGCCAACTTCATCCCA aatcaCACAGAGCAGCAGTGCCAGCACCGCTGGTTTAAGGTCCTCGATCCAGAGCTGGTCAAAGGTCCCTGGACCAAGGAGGAGGACGAGAAG GTCATCGAGCTCGTGAATCTCTACGGCAACAAGCAGTGGGCAATGGTGGCCAAGCATCTGAAGGGTCGGCTGGGGAAGCAGTGCAGAGAGCGCTGGCACAACCACCTCAACCCCAACGTGAAGAAGTCGTCATGGACAGCTGAGGAGGACCTCATCATCTACAAAGCCCACTGCCTGCTGGGAAACCGTTGGGCCGAGATCGCCAAGCTGTTGCCCGGAAG GACGGACAACGCCGTCAAGAACCACTGGAACTCCACCATCAAACGCAAGCTGGAGATGGGCTTCTACGCCCGAGAGGTGTTCAGACCGAACGAGCTCGAAGAGCTGTTGGCACGCCTGAATAAAGACTCGCAG GGGGGCAGCAGCTGTCAAGATGCTTCAAGCAAAGAAATGGAGCAGAAAGACCAGCTTCCA AAAGCGCCGGCTGCCAGTGAAGCAGAGCCATCCAAAGCCGTCTCATCACCGAGGGACGATTCAGACATCAAGATGGAAGTTGACCCTGGTGAGGAAGCCAGCGGTACCAACTGGGTGGTGGACAGCTCTGGTTTCCTTTCCCCCACTGGCCCCGCCCTGAAGGAAGTGCTCGACATGGTGGACGGG GACCTGGATGGCTGGTGCAACCTGGCAGCCTTTGACCTTCCAGAGGACAGCCCCAGCCCCGAGCGCCACCAGTTCCGCCTGGAGGGCTCCGCCCTGCAGGAGCTGAGCAAAGGCAGCAGGGGAGAACTCATCCCCATCTCCCCTGGGGGGATCAGCCCGCCGTCCATACTGACCCGCCGCAGCCGGAGACGCGTCACACTGTCTCCAGACGGCGCACACTCCATGACGCCCAAGAGCACTCCGGTCAAAATCCTGCCATTTTCTCCATCTCAG ttcTTGAACCTGTGGACGAAGCAGGACTCTCATGACCTGGAGAATCCCTCCCTCACGTCCACGCCAGTGTGCAGTCAGAAGGTCATAGTGACCACACCGCTGCAGCGAGACAAGACCCCCCTCACCCAGAAGGAGAACTCAGT gtttgTTACACCTAACCACAAATCGGAGCTGAGCACAACCCCGCGGACGCCAACGCCGTTCAAAAATGCCATGGAAAAGTACGGCCCCCTGCAGCCTCTG CCTCAGACTCCGAACCTCGAAGACGACATCAACGAGGTCATCCTGAGAGAGGCAGGCATCAACATGGTCGTCGTCCAGGCAACGCCGCCTGATCCCCGCCGCAAAACAATG CACCGCCCTCCTATGAAGAAAGTTCGGAAGTCCCTGGCTCTAGACGTCATGGACTGCCGGGTGGTGCCAATATCCAAGCGCAAATCCAGCAAAGCGGAGGCCAAACGCAGCATCAAG GAAGAACCGGTGACGGTTTGTCTCAACTCGTCGTTTTGCAGCAAGAGGCATGAAAACATATTAGACCAGGGCTTCCTGTTGGGACCGAGCGACACGGCCATCTTTCCCAGCGCAGCATCTCCTGCACCC ATGTCAAAAGAATGGAAGAAGGTGGTTTGTGGGCAAACTAAAGACCAGCTCATAATGACGGAGAAGGCGAGACGCTACCTCCACTCTCTGAAGAGCCATCCACCAAGCCGGGCTCTGATTCTGTCCTGA
- the mybl2b gene encoding v-myb avian myeloblastosis viral oncogene homolog-like 2b isoform X1 — protein MSWWPRGEDGDDAMHQDTDSDVAEQRDGGKGKVKWTQDEDDKLKALVHKLGSSDWKHIANFIPNHTEQQCQHRWFKVLDPELVKGPWTKEEDEKVIELVNLYGNKQWAMVAKHLKGRLGKQCRERWHNHLNPNVKKSSWTAEEDLIIYKAHCLLGNRWAEIAKLLPGRTDNAVKNHWNSTIKRKLEMGFYAREVFRPNELEELLARLNKDSQGGSSCQDASSKEMEQKDQLPLQKAPAASEAEPSKAVSSPRDDSDIKMEVDPGEEASGTNWVVDSSGFLSPTGPALKEVLDMVDGDLDGWCNLAAFDLPEDSPSPERHQFRLEGSALQELSKGSRGELIPISPGGISPPSILTRRSRRRVTLSPDGAHSMTPKSTPVKILPFSPSQFLNLWTKQDSHDLENPSLTSTPVCSQKVIVTTPLQRDKTPLTQKENSVFVTPNHKSELSTTPRTPTPFKNAMEKYGPLQPLPQTPNLEDDINEVILREAGINMVVVQATPPDPRRKTMHRPPMKKVRKSLALDVMDCRVVPISKRKSSKAEAKRSIKEEPVTVCLNSSFCSKRHENILDQGFLLGPSDTAIFPSAASPAPMSKEWKKVVCGQTKDQLIMTEKARRYLHSLKSHPPSRALILS, from the exons ATGTCCTGGTGGCCGCGCGG TGAGGATGGAGACGACGCCATGCATCAGGACACTGATTCTGATGTGGCCGAGCAGAGGGACGGAGGGAAGGGGAAGGTGAAGTGGACACAAGATGAG GATGACAAGCTGAAAGCGCTGGTCCACAAACTGGGATCCAGTGACTGGAAACACATAGCCAACTTCATCCCA aatcaCACAGAGCAGCAGTGCCAGCACCGCTGGTTTAAGGTCCTCGATCCAGAGCTGGTCAAAGGTCCCTGGACCAAGGAGGAGGACGAGAAG GTCATCGAGCTCGTGAATCTCTACGGCAACAAGCAGTGGGCAATGGTGGCCAAGCATCTGAAGGGTCGGCTGGGGAAGCAGTGCAGAGAGCGCTGGCACAACCACCTCAACCCCAACGTGAAGAAGTCGTCATGGACAGCTGAGGAGGACCTCATCATCTACAAAGCCCACTGCCTGCTGGGAAACCGTTGGGCCGAGATCGCCAAGCTGTTGCCCGGAAG GACGGACAACGCCGTCAAGAACCACTGGAACTCCACCATCAAACGCAAGCTGGAGATGGGCTTCTACGCCCGAGAGGTGTTCAGACCGAACGAGCTCGAAGAGCTGTTGGCACGCCTGAATAAAGACTCGCAG GGGGGCAGCAGCTGTCAAGATGCTTCAAGCAAAGAAATGGAGCAGAAAGACCAGCTTCCA CTGCAGAAAGCGCCGGCTGCCAGTGAAGCAGAGCCATCCAAAGCCGTCTCATCACCGAGGGACGATTCAGACATCAAGATGGAAGTTGACCCTGGTGAGGAAGCCAGCGGTACCAACTGGGTGGTGGACAGCTCTGGTTTCCTTTCCCCCACTGGCCCCGCCCTGAAGGAAGTGCTCGACATGGTGGACGGG GACCTGGATGGCTGGTGCAACCTGGCAGCCTTTGACCTTCCAGAGGACAGCCCCAGCCCCGAGCGCCACCAGTTCCGCCTGGAGGGCTCCGCCCTGCAGGAGCTGAGCAAAGGCAGCAGGGGAGAACTCATCCCCATCTCCCCTGGGGGGATCAGCCCGCCGTCCATACTGACCCGCCGCAGCCGGAGACGCGTCACACTGTCTCCAGACGGCGCACACTCCATGACGCCCAAGAGCACTCCGGTCAAAATCCTGCCATTTTCTCCATCTCAG ttcTTGAACCTGTGGACGAAGCAGGACTCTCATGACCTGGAGAATCCCTCCCTCACGTCCACGCCAGTGTGCAGTCAGAAGGTCATAGTGACCACACCGCTGCAGCGAGACAAGACCCCCCTCACCCAGAAGGAGAACTCAGT gtttgTTACACCTAACCACAAATCGGAGCTGAGCACAACCCCGCGGACGCCAACGCCGTTCAAAAATGCCATGGAAAAGTACGGCCCCCTGCAGCCTCTG CCTCAGACTCCGAACCTCGAAGACGACATCAACGAGGTCATCCTGAGAGAGGCAGGCATCAACATGGTCGTCGTCCAGGCAACGCCGCCTGATCCCCGCCGCAAAACAATG CACCGCCCTCCTATGAAGAAAGTTCGGAAGTCCCTGGCTCTAGACGTCATGGACTGCCGGGTGGTGCCAATATCCAAGCGCAAATCCAGCAAAGCGGAGGCCAAACGCAGCATCAAG GAAGAACCGGTGACGGTTTGTCTCAACTCGTCGTTTTGCAGCAAGAGGCATGAAAACATATTAGACCAGGGCTTCCTGTTGGGACCGAGCGACACGGCCATCTTTCCCAGCGCAGCATCTCCTGCACCC ATGTCAAAAGAATGGAAGAAGGTGGTTTGTGGGCAAACTAAAGACCAGCTCATAATGACGGAGAAGGCGAGACGCTACCTCCACTCTCTGAAGAGCCATCCACCAAGCCGGGCTCTGATTCTGTCCTGA
- the ghrh gene encoding somatoliberin produces the protein MQRGANSSVPVSFVLFFPAGTDDESGRHRVVAQQGRSRSALKLVQCSPGFTAVMEKAAVLLLLFCCLVMSLSGSPLYPSIRFGQRDTSILMTSSLKNPAEQQDEDGISLRDGEELRSERHADAIFTNSYRKVLGQISARKFLQTIMGKRLGDESESYMKRQSDIYEGTFKEDLTSIQSDQRYRGGRGNVMRPRS, from the exons ATGCAGAGGGGGGCAAACAGCAGTGTTCCTGTCtcttttgtcctgtttttccCGGCAGGGACGGACGATGAGAGTGGAAGGCACCGAGTAGTGGCTCAGCAGGGACGCTCTCGATCTGCTTTAAAACTAG TTCAGTGTTCTCCAGGATTTACTGCGGTGATGGAGAAagctgctgtgctgctgctgctcttctgcTGCCTGGTCATGTCTTTGTCAGGCTCCCCGCTCTACCCGTCCATCAG GTTTGGCCAAAGGGACACGTCCATCCTCATGACGTCTTCCCTGAAGAATCCGGCAGAGCAGCAGGACGAAGACGGGATCTCTCTGAGGGACGGAGAGGAGCTGCG CTCTGAACGTCACGCTGATGCCATCTTTACCAACAGTTACAGGAAGGTCTTGGGCCAGATCTCTGCCAGGAAGTTCCTTCAGACTATCATGGGCAAACGGCTCGG AGATGAAAGTGAGAGCTACATGAAACGTCAGTCAGACATCTATGAGGGGACGTTTAAAGAAGATCTCACATCCATCCAGAGCGATCAGAGGTACAGAGGAGGGCGGGGGAACGTCATGAGGCCCAG AAGTTGA
- the mybl2b gene encoding v-myb avian myeloblastosis viral oncogene homolog-like 2b isoform X3: MHQDTDSDVAEQRDGGKGKVKWTQDEDDKLKALVHKLGSSDWKHIANFIPNHTEQQCQHRWFKVLDPELVKGPWTKEEDEKVIELVNLYGNKQWAMVAKHLKGRLGKQCRERWHNHLNPNVKKSSWTAEEDLIIYKAHCLLGNRWAEIAKLLPGRTDNAVKNHWNSTIKRKLEMGFYAREVFRPNELEELLARLNKDSQGGSSCQDASSKEMEQKDQLPLQKAPAASEAEPSKAVSSPRDDSDIKMEVDPGEEASGTNWVVDSSGFLSPTGPALKEVLDMVDGDLDGWCNLAAFDLPEDSPSPERHQFRLEGSALQELSKGSRGELIPISPGGISPPSILTRRSRRRVTLSPDGAHSMTPKSTPVKILPFSPSQFLNLWTKQDSHDLENPSLTSTPVCSQKVIVTTPLQRDKTPLTQKENSVFVTPNHKSELSTTPRTPTPFKNAMEKYGPLQPLPQTPNLEDDINEVILREAGINMVVVQATPPDPRRKTMHRPPMKKVRKSLALDVMDCRVVPISKRKSSKAEAKRSIKEEPVTVCLNSSFCSKRHENILDQGFLLGPSDTAIFPSAASPAPMSKEWKKVVCGQTKDQLIMTEKARRYLHSLKSHPPSRALILS, translated from the exons ATGCATCAGGACACTGATTCTGATGTGGCCGAGCAGAGGGACGGAGGGAAGGGGAAGGTGAAGTGGACACAAGATGAG GATGACAAGCTGAAAGCGCTGGTCCACAAACTGGGATCCAGTGACTGGAAACACATAGCCAACTTCATCCCA aatcaCACAGAGCAGCAGTGCCAGCACCGCTGGTTTAAGGTCCTCGATCCAGAGCTGGTCAAAGGTCCCTGGACCAAGGAGGAGGACGAGAAG GTCATCGAGCTCGTGAATCTCTACGGCAACAAGCAGTGGGCAATGGTGGCCAAGCATCTGAAGGGTCGGCTGGGGAAGCAGTGCAGAGAGCGCTGGCACAACCACCTCAACCCCAACGTGAAGAAGTCGTCATGGACAGCTGAGGAGGACCTCATCATCTACAAAGCCCACTGCCTGCTGGGAAACCGTTGGGCCGAGATCGCCAAGCTGTTGCCCGGAAG GACGGACAACGCCGTCAAGAACCACTGGAACTCCACCATCAAACGCAAGCTGGAGATGGGCTTCTACGCCCGAGAGGTGTTCAGACCGAACGAGCTCGAAGAGCTGTTGGCACGCCTGAATAAAGACTCGCAG GGGGGCAGCAGCTGTCAAGATGCTTCAAGCAAAGAAATGGAGCAGAAAGACCAGCTTCCA CTGCAGAAAGCGCCGGCTGCCAGTGAAGCAGAGCCATCCAAAGCCGTCTCATCACCGAGGGACGATTCAGACATCAAGATGGAAGTTGACCCTGGTGAGGAAGCCAGCGGTACCAACTGGGTGGTGGACAGCTCTGGTTTCCTTTCCCCCACTGGCCCCGCCCTGAAGGAAGTGCTCGACATGGTGGACGGG GACCTGGATGGCTGGTGCAACCTGGCAGCCTTTGACCTTCCAGAGGACAGCCCCAGCCCCGAGCGCCACCAGTTCCGCCTGGAGGGCTCCGCCCTGCAGGAGCTGAGCAAAGGCAGCAGGGGAGAACTCATCCCCATCTCCCCTGGGGGGATCAGCCCGCCGTCCATACTGACCCGCCGCAGCCGGAGACGCGTCACACTGTCTCCAGACGGCGCACACTCCATGACGCCCAAGAGCACTCCGGTCAAAATCCTGCCATTTTCTCCATCTCAG ttcTTGAACCTGTGGACGAAGCAGGACTCTCATGACCTGGAGAATCCCTCCCTCACGTCCACGCCAGTGTGCAGTCAGAAGGTCATAGTGACCACACCGCTGCAGCGAGACAAGACCCCCCTCACCCAGAAGGAGAACTCAGT gtttgTTACACCTAACCACAAATCGGAGCTGAGCACAACCCCGCGGACGCCAACGCCGTTCAAAAATGCCATGGAAAAGTACGGCCCCCTGCAGCCTCTG CCTCAGACTCCGAACCTCGAAGACGACATCAACGAGGTCATCCTGAGAGAGGCAGGCATCAACATGGTCGTCGTCCAGGCAACGCCGCCTGATCCCCGCCGCAAAACAATG CACCGCCCTCCTATGAAGAAAGTTCGGAAGTCCCTGGCTCTAGACGTCATGGACTGCCGGGTGGTGCCAATATCCAAGCGCAAATCCAGCAAAGCGGAGGCCAAACGCAGCATCAAG GAAGAACCGGTGACGGTTTGTCTCAACTCGTCGTTTTGCAGCAAGAGGCATGAAAACATATTAGACCAGGGCTTCCTGTTGGGACCGAGCGACACGGCCATCTTTCCCAGCGCAGCATCTCCTGCACCC ATGTCAAAAGAATGGAAGAAGGTGGTTTGTGGGCAAACTAAAGACCAGCTCATAATGACGGAGAAGGCGAGACGCTACCTCCACTCTCTGAAGAGCCATCCACCAAGCCGGGCTCTGATTCTGTCCTGA
- the rpn2 gene encoding dolichyl-diphosphooligosaccharide--protein glycosyltransferase subunit 2 isoform X2, whose amino-acid sequence MIRTMKHALRPSGGLANFGCVSAELFGVLLLSLALAGAQALTPSHHLSLSDVGRLQNLLNQPYDDLESAYYSVVGLTKLGAAVPDPAEVCQFLKSQLDPGSVDSLFFAAETSKAISGCEIPVSNETRDILLAAVSEDSSMSQIHRAVGALSSLGLPLASQEVVGALTARINKEDNVMAIISALQAASRLSLQAELGGILEEIEDLTARLDDLGGVYLQFEEGLEATGLFVAAAYSLSDHVDMELPLKEDQVIQLVNSIFSKKSWDSLSEAFSVASAAAALSNNRFHVPVVVSAQGPATVSRNQPTLQLLVTDVMSQPLASASVLVESAYALASKSTVLNQAPFTHNNGVFELNFMSSKPASGYYQFTIGVTGDSRLVANHIELKVKVSTEVAVTNMDLSVVDKDQSIGTKTTRVQYPSKAKSSFTADSHQNFAMSFQLVDVNNEQELTPHQTFVRLHNQKTGQEVVFVAEPDSKNLYKFELDTAERKSEFDSMSGTYSLYLMVGDATLENPILWNVADVILKFAEEEAPVAVQPKTLYVPKPEIQHLFREPEKKPPTVVSNTFTALVLSPLLLLLILWFKLGANISNFSFSPSTILFHLGHAAMLGLMYVYWTNLNMFQTLKYLAIIGGITFLAGNRMLAQKAVKRMEKK is encoded by the exons ATGATTCGGACCA TGAAACACGCGCTCAGGCCGAGTGGTGGGCTTGCTAACTTCGGCTGTGTGTCCGCGGAGCTATTCGGGGTTCTCCTCCTCAGCCTGGCTCTTGCTGGAGCTCAGGCTCTCACACCGTCTCACCACCTGTCCCTGTCTGATGTGGGCCGGCTCCAGAATCTTCTGAACCAACCATACGACGACCTGGAGTCCGCATACTACTCTGTGGTTGGGCTCACCAAGCTCGGAGCAGCTGTTCCAGATCCTGCA GAAGTTTGCCAGTTCCTGAAATCCCAGCTGGATCCCGGTAGTGTTGATTCTTTGTTCTTTGCTGCTGAAACCAGTAAGGCCATTTCAGGATGTGAG ATCCCTGTTTCCAATGAAACCAGGGACATCCTTCTGGCGGCAGTCAGTGAGGACTCGTCCATGTCTCAGATCCACCGGGCAGTGGGCGCTCTCAGCTCCTTGGGGCTCCCACTCGCTTCACAGGAAGTGGTCGGCGCCCTCACGGCTCGTATCAACAAGGAGGACAACGTCATGGC CATCATCTCGGCCCTGCAAGCCGCATCCCGCCTGTCCCTACAGGCAGAACTGGGAGGAATCCTGGAGGAGATTGAG GATCTGACGGCTCGCCTGGACGACCTGGGAGGCGTGTACCTGCAGTTTGAGGAGGGGCTGGAGGCCACCGGCCTTTTTGTGGCAGCGGCGTACAGCCTGTCGGACCACGTGGATATGGAGCTGCCTCTCAAGGAG GACCAGGTCATCCAGCTGGTCAACTCCATCTTCAGTAAGAAGTCGTGGGACTCTCTGTCTGAGGCGTTCAGCGTGGCGAGCGCTGCTGCCGCCCTGTCCAACAACCGCTTCCACGTCCCTGTGGTGGTCAGCGCTCAGGGCCCGGCCACCGTGTCCCGCAACCAGCCGACCCTGCAG CTCCTGGTCACTGACGTCATGTCCCAGCCTCTGGCCTCAGCCAGCGTTCTGGTGGAGTCTGCATATGCTTTGGCCTCCAAGAGCACCGTTCTCAACCAGGCACCGTTCACTCATAACAA tgGCGTCTTTGAACTGAATTTCATGTCCAGCAAGCCGGCCAGTGGATATTACCAGTTCACTATTGGTGTGACTGGGGACAGCCGACTGGTGGCCAATCACATTGAG CTGAAGGTCAAAGTTTCCACTGAGGTGGCTGTTACTAACATGGACCTCTCTGTGGTGGACAAGGACCAGAGCATCGGCACAAAGACCACCAG AGTGCAGTATCCCTCCAAAGCCAAGAGCTCCTTTACAGCAGACAGCCACCAGAACTTTGCCATGTCCTTCCAGCTGGTTGACGTCAACAATGAGCAGGAGCTCACCCCTCACCAG ACGTTTGTCCGGCTGCACAATCAGAAAACTGGCCAGGAGGTCGTATTCGTTGCCGAACCAGACAGCAAGAACCTCTACAAGTTTGAGTTGGACACGGCTGAACGGAAGTCAGAGTTCGATTCTATGTCTGGTACCTACTCTCTCTACCTCATGGTTGGAGATGCCACCCTGGAGAATCCCATCTTGTGGAACGTG GCTGACGTCATCCTGAAGtttgcagaagaagaagctcCAGTTGCTGTTCAGCCAAAGACTCTTTATGTACCAAAACCAGAGATTCAg CATTTGTTCAGGGAGCCAGAAAAGAAGCCTCCAACGGTGGTTTCCAACACCTTCACCGCTCTCGTACTGTCTCCGCTCCTGCTTCTGCTCATTCTG TGGTTTAAACTCGGAGCCAACATCTCCAACTTCAGCTTCTCTCCAAGCACCATCTTGTTCCACCTGGGACACGCAG CCATGCTGGGCCTGATGTACGTCTACTGGACCAACCTGAACATGTTCCAGACTCTGAAGTACCTGGCAATCATCGGCGGCATAACCTTCCTAGCGGGGAACCGCATGCTGGCCCAGAAAGCAGTGAAGAG aatggagaaaaaataa